The DNA region ACGCTGGCGTCTGGGAGCGCCGCCAGGATTGGTCAATCTggcgcggtggtggtggtggtggtggtggtgagggactGGCCGCCAAACGCGCCGGTGGAGTCGACGGCGGCGTTGGCAAACCGGTGAGAGAGGGCCcagaggcggtggtggtggctgtggtCACCATGGCGTTGTTGACGTCGCGCCAGCGCTGCGGAGCCGCCTGGCGCATGTGAGCGAGGAGGTCAGAGAGGGACTCCCTCGTCAGTTGCTTGTTCTCCTGCCCAGGCCGGGCGCTCAGGCAGGCCGCAGGCACGGCCTAGACTCTGGTTACGTCGATTTACGTCGGGAAGTTGAAGTGGATGCCGtgctggagctggatgaAAGGCCGACTGGGATCGGGCCTTTCCGAGTTGCAGTTGGCGGCTGCGCGGAAAACCTTCTTGTCGGCTGTGAGGTAGATGGTTAGCAAGGTTGGACATGAAGATGGATATGAGGGTGATACGATGGTAGCGGGAAGCTGACAGGAAGCTGACAGGAAGGTGACAGGAAGCTGACATGAACTGAGCACGGCATGCATGATAATGGATTGGCGATGTACTTACAATGTATCTTCCTGAGGTCTGGCCTCCCCCATGGAGCTTGCGCGGTCCCACGCGAAGAGTAACCGAACGACGAGATCAACGCAATCAGGGCCATGAACCCGTCATGCGACCGCTTCAGGAGAATGAAAGGGTGGCCAAAGCCTCCCTGGTCCATCCGCGGTGTGATCTGGTTGATGTCGCTCTTGTGGATGAACTTCTCGCTCATCAACCTAACACATTGCCCCGAGGGCATGGAGTCGATGGCGTGTGGTGCCATATCGTTTGCAAGCGATGGAATGACTGCGGTTGCATAAGAGAGAGAAATggaaaaaagcaaaacaccggggcagaagaagagtaTATGTAACTGAAGTAAGCTTAAACTTTTTTGAAACCAATGTGGGCCAGGGAATCTCTTCAAAGCCACTGCAGTGACGCGTCGTGGCCGGGACTCAACCATCGTGAGTCTGATTATGGTCGATGTGGAGAAATGGGCTGGACGCCGTGTTTCTCAATTTGTCTTTCGATGCTTTCAATGCTTGTTGGGCACGATTGTGGAGTTTGTGGCAGGACTGTCCAGTGAAGTGAGATGGAGACGGTCCAGCTGACAACTTGCAAAATTATTGACTGATTTCTGGGGAAGAAGTAAAAACAGCTTCTTGGGGAAGTGAAATTGGTATACCAACCGGGATAATTTGAATATTCCGTGTGGCGGGATCCCATAAGTTTCAATCTACTGCCACCTATTGAATATTCACCGACTTCTGGTTATAGCGTAGGCTTccggtttttctttttgggttCTGAGGTGGCTCTGAATTGGAGGCCCGCTGCCCCCGACTTGATCCACACATTGTTCCAACAACCCACCTCGAGAAGATTCTGCCTCGGTCCTGAAAGCTGATTAAGACTGAGGAAATGAAAACTGATATACATGGTGATGGGAGTTTTGGTTGTATCCTGCACTTCACAAAACATACTACGGAATAATAAATTTCCCAGGGGCTCTTTGTCTTATAATCAGAGCTACCTAGTTCCAGATTAGCAACTGTTCTATGAGACCGACTTCCCAATACACAAACCATTGTGTCTGCAACATAAGAATTCCAGTAACAAGTCATTATATGACAAGCACGAAGGAAACAGCAGATCAGGATTGAATCCCAACATCAAGGCTCATGATAACAAACTCGTCTCTCTCACAACTTCCCCACAGccttcaaccccctctccccatcaacaagcacacaccacccctcccctccccaacccccatcccccgcaACCACGGCCCTAAAGTTGTTCTTCGCAAAAGCCAGCACCTCATTGTTAAAAGTGCCCGGCTGCAAAAACACACTCGGGAAGCCGAGCTCCTTTGCCTCTTTCAAACTGGCAAGGGTAACAGCAGGGGGGGTGATGAACGAAACCGAGGTCTCCTCTGGCTTCTCGATCTCTTTGAGTGAGGTGACAACGGGGTGGTCCTCACCGTCGACGGGAATGGGCTTgccggaggggttgatgggggtgaCGGGAaggttgtggttgaggtACCATTTGAAGACTTGAACCGGTGTTAGTATGTGTTGTTTGATTACCtagggatgaggttggtgatagGTACCTTTGTACCCGTACTTCTCCTGGTTGGCACTAGCTCCCACGACGGCATACTTGGGAGACTGGAAAAACGTCCTGAGTGTCATATCGGTGGCAGACATGGTTGCGAATTGAGTTGTCTTGAGACGGGGTTTGAAGAAAGTGCGGCTGTGAGAGTGTGATGCCGTTGTGAGTGGAGCACAGTTATGGCAGTTTATAGTTGTGGGAGTGTGGAGAGGAAACCAGGTGTAAGCTGGAGAATGCACTCGAACGGATCGTGAAACTGGACGGTGAGCGAGGTTCAATCGAGAGGACAAAGAGGGAAGAAGCTGACGATGCATCTAAATGTATTTAATGCGCTTAGGTGAGAGGAAAATGACAAATCTTTGCGGCACACGCTGCAAGCCGAATCACACAATGTCAAGCAAAGAGCCGCCAAGGACCCTAAGAGATGCGGGCGACGCCGATGTTATAGCGGTTTACGCCCCCGCAAACGGGAGGTGCTAATGCCGCTGGAGGCTGGAGCAATGACGTGCCTCGGTCTGGGAGACGAGAGGTGCCCCGCTGGCTGGTAAGGTATCAGGCAGGGACAAAGGGGTCGGACTGCTGTGCAACAGACAGCTGATGGATTGCGACCTGGAGCTAGTCGGATAAGAGATAATCCAACCAGTGAAACTCAAAGAGACAGAACTGTGCCGATGTGTGTGCTGTCACGTGCTTGGAATGAATGACATCACGTGCTATGGCTTCCCCGGTCCTCTCGTTCTGCCAAAGATTGGTTGACCTTGCCTTGAAGGCCATCTTCGACTTCAACTTCAGGGAAACTGAGTGCCCCGTATCGATAAGAAAAGGAGGGGCAGTGCCAAGGCGTGTggtgggttgttgctggagccGTTGCCCCGTGAAACAATCAACAAGCACCGGCATGGAGGCACAGACCAAGACAGCGCAGCACGCCCATTTCAGCTGGCGGTCAAACCAAGGCCATAGAAATTGGCAACCCCCCGTCTCTGAATCCACTCTCTAGACCGCACATCAACTTCCGAATAGCTTCGTCTTGTTCTGCCCTCAGCATTCCAGCAAAGTTTCCTGCCCAGCCTTTTCCGCGCGTTCATTTAGTTTTGCATCACACACGCAATCAAAATGGTGAGTACATTTGCCACGCACAGTTCGAGGATCAGGAGAGCGCCATCAAAGCAGCAGCACAGCCAATCAGCCACCACAGTCCCCCCCAAATTGTTAGCGCACCGATGCAGTACGGCGGTACGGCGGTTACCTGTACCTGGCGGGCAGTGGTGCCAACTTTAAAAGTTGGATGGTCGTCTTGTCTTTGACGGCGACGACAACGACTGACTgctttctattttttttgCGCCCAATTGCTTCTCTCTCCCGACCTCGAATCATCGCATCGCATCTTAAAAAGATGGCCACTAATCAGTTTGACTCCCCGCAGGCTTCGACCAACTACAAGGAGGCTTTCTCTCTGTTCGACAAGCGCGGCAACGGCCGTGTCACCCTCGATAGCTTGGGCGATCTCCTGCGCGCCTGCGGCCAGAACCCAACCCTTGCCGAGATCcaggagctcgagaagaacGTTGGCGGTGATTGTGAGCAGATGAACATGGAAGTGCACAAGGCACAGTGACTGACAGACGACTCCAATATAGTCGACTTTGAGACCTTCCAGCGCATTCTGAACCGACCGGGCGGCTTCCGTGACCCTGGCGAGCCCGACGAGTACTGCCGCGGCTTCCAAGTATTCGACAAAGACATGACGGGCTTTATCGGCGTGGGCCAGCTCAAGTACATCCTGACGAACCTGGGCGAGAAGatgaccgaggaggaggtggacgagcTGCTCAAGGCGGTGGACACCAGCAACGGGCAGGTCAACTACACGGAGCTCGTCCGCACCATTCTTGCCAACTagagggaggtgaagctACCGGACGTATGGGGGTCTGCAGTATGACAGACATGTTTTCATTTTGGGGGCACTTGCATCGATTAAGAGGCGGGCCAGGCGTTGGAGTACTTTTGTGGCGATCTATCATGTATCGATTCTGGGCAGCTGGATGAGGCTCTGTTGTGCCCTTTTGGTTTGGGATAGTAATAGAGACTTGTTGGCAACATTTGATGAGACTGCGCTGGTGGCTGTGACctgatggatggatgtggATTCGAGCAGGTTCCAGCAGGGATATGGCTTTTCAGTCCCGGACATGGATACATGCAGTCTTCACTTCCCAACTCTGTTTCCAAATGTCTTCGCGAATACTGGGCTCTCAATGCCCTCAAAACTCCAAGTCCCGTGTCGACAACCCTGTATATGTCCCTTACGCCGACATCGACAGCAGGGGTAGATCGCCAGATGCACGGACCCCTGTCGGGCCTGGTCCTAGCTCAAACATAGCATGCCGGACCTCGATTACCGAACATCATCGTTCGAGTTGCAGCAAGTGAAGACAACACTTGACAACGGATGCCAGTGCcgctcggcctcctccctcggACCACGTAGCTCACGATTGAACTTCTGTTAAGCACACCGCTCCCCCGCCTCTCGTCACCCGTCACCCCGTAGCACCTTGTTCTCTATCCCTCTCACAAACCCCGCAGTTGGGTTCCCTTATTGACATCTGTCTCCGTGCGTACAGTGCAGTTGTCAACCTGGCGCCCAACATTCCCTCCGCACGGCAGGCCGTCTTCCTGCTTCTCTtttcccttctcctcttc from Podospora pseudopauciseta strain CBS 411.78 chromosome 6, whole genome shotgun sequence includes:
- the cdc4 gene encoding myosin II light chain (EggNog:ENOG503P1SU; COG:T; BUSCO:EOG09265591), with translation MASTNYKEAFSLFDKRGNGRVTLDSLGDLLRACGQNPTLAEIQELEKNVGGDFDFETFQRILNRPGGFRDPGEPDEYCRGFQVFDKDMTGFIGVGQLKYILTNLGEKMTEEEVDELLKAVDTSNGQVNYTELVRTILAN
- a CDS encoding hypothetical protein (COG:S; EggNog:ENOG503Q6U2), with amino-acid sequence MHRQLLPSLSSRLNLAHRPVSRSVRVHSPAYTWFPLHTPTTINCHNCAPLTTASHSHSRTFFKPRLKTTQFATMSATDMTLRTFFQSPKYAVVGASANQEKYGYKVFKWYLNHNLPVTPINPSGKPIPVDGEDHPVVTSLKEIEKPEETSVSFITPPAVTLASLKEAKELGFPSVFLQPGTFNNEVLAFAKNNFRAVVAGDGGWGGEGWCVLVDGERGLKAVGKL